Sequence from the Colletotrichum higginsianum IMI 349063 chromosome 6, whole genome shotgun sequence genome:
GAGAAGAACAAAACACcactttcttcttctccatttATCTCGAAATCATCGCAGGTCTGCTCTCCAGATAATACCCTCCGACGCCAACATCCAAAGCGCTGTATACCTCTACATGCATTAAGACAATCAACCGGGATCACAGATCGGCAGCAAATACTGTAGGTCACCCTTTTTGCCCTGACTTCCTTGACGGTATTGAAAATCAAGATAATCTGTCCACCCACCTGTTTTCCACACTAGAGAAGTAATTCTGAGGGTAACAGTGGCTTCCAAACTGTGCTCCTTCCTCAGTGTCTACCTTGACCTAGCACACACCGGCACCTTCCTCATTAACtaacccctcccccccttgcctGAACCGCCCACAGGCAGGCAGCCAGTTTTTTCTACTTTTCTGCTCTCATTCTCTTCCCTtgctttcttctcttcccccttcttcgttcgttttcttcttcactTCGCCGCTGGAACATACCtcccgtcgccgacgtgTTGAACCATTGCTGAACATTTCTGTCAATCCAGTTGACGATACATCATCTCGAGTCCCTCCTACATCTTACAACTACAACAAGATGGCTGACGATTGGGATACCAACGACAACACTTGGCGCACTGGAGGCGCTCCCACTTCCAACGACATCCCTTCTGATGATCCTTGGAACCATcccaagggcggcgacgtcgaggacggtAACGGCGATGACCGTGCCTGCTTCAACTGCGGCCAGTCTGGGTAGGCTCTCAATGTTCTCTTTCAAGGCCGATGCATTTTGGTTATTTACATATGCTGCACAGTCACAGTAAGGCCGATTGTCCTGAGCCTCGCAAGCCCTTCGATGGCACCTGCCGCGGTTGTGGCCAGGAAGGCCACACTCGTCGCGAGTGCCCTGACACTCCTGCCATGACTTGCCGTGTCTGTGGCGAGGAGGGACACATTCGCAGGGACTGCCCGCAGAAGCCTCCTGATGTCTGCCGCAACTGCCATGAGGAAGGTAAGTCGTCCGAACCCATCTGTAGCGAGATGTGGATATTTGGCTGACATTTCGTTTCAAAGGCCATGATGTCGTTGACTGCAAAGCCCCTCGCAAGATCGACCGCAGCACTGTCCCCGATATCGATGCTGATAAGGCCTGGGTCGAGATCAACCTGGCTATCCAGGAGCGCGATGGCATTGAGGCGCAGGAGGCCGTCCAGAAGTATCTCAAGCACTTCCCCGACATGACATACGTCGAGCTTGAGAAGGCCTTCCGCAGCCAGGATATGGGCATCTACCTTATCGCCACCGAGCGCGTCCTTGCCCCCACCCACACCAACATGGATCTCCAGGGCAacttggagaagaagtacACTGTCCAGTACCGCTTTTCTGCTCAGCCTGACCGCCAGCGAGAGAAGGCGGCCTGGCCTTCCTCCCCTGAGGAGAACATGGCCCGCCTCGAAGATGCTGGAGAGCCTGTCTCTCGCCTCATGCAGAAGTGTAGCAACTGCAATGAGCTTGGCCATATTTCCAAATCCTGCCCTCAGGAGGCTATGGAGAAGGCCCGAGTCACCATTACCTGCTACAACTGCGGTGAGGAGGGTCATCGCGTTCGTGATTGTGAGTCAACCTATTTCCCAATCAAGCTTTTTTTGGTTTGattgactgactgactggcttAGGCCCTACCCCTCGCGTCGACAAGTTCGCTTGCAAGAACTGCGGGTAAGTTGCCGTCCCCATGTCACTCCCCCTACATGATCGCTGACTCCATCCACAGCCAGTCTGGTCACAAGGTCTCTGAGTGCCCCGAGCCCCgcaaggccggcgccgacgtcgagtGCAACAAGTGCCATGAGAGTAAGTCTACGTTGAAACGGCTTCCACCTTTCCAGCTGCTAATCTTCCTAAGTGGGCCACTTCTCCAGAGATTGCCctcagggcggcggcggcggtggtcgtGCTTGCCACAACTGCGGCAACGAGGGTCATATGTCCAGAGAATGCCCCGAGCCTCGCAAGATCAAGTGCCGCAACTGCGATGAGGAGGGTCATCTCTCCAAGGACTGCGACAAGCCTATCGATGGTATGTAAGGCCCTGTCCAATATTGGGTTCGTTCCACTGACATGTGCTTTGGGACAGTCTCCCGCATCAAATGCAACAACTGCGGCGAGATGGGACATAAGTCCTATCGCTGCCCCAGCCCTCCCAAGGAGGATGGCGATAACATGAGCCCCTCCAACGGTGTCTCGAACGTGCCCGACACTGGCGATGATGCCTcgggtgccgccggcggcggtggttcCACCCAGGACGCTGTCAACGATGGCTGGTAGATGGAAAGTTAGACATGCATTTCCAATGCGCTTGGCTTGGTGATTCTCTATTTGGAGTTGAGGTCACGGTTTCCCGTCGCTGTTACGGCAGACGACAAGGTTTTCTATGGAATGGGTCGCGGTAGTTTCTCTTTGTTGTTCATGGCCGCGTAGATGCCATAGTCTCTTCGCAGCTACGAGGTACGCATGATACTTCTACCATCGTGGACACACACCCAATCTCTACTCTTTTGATGTGATTGTGACTCCTCGTGGCACCGTTGGTTGTACTCACCTGCCTACGAAGCAGTAGTGGTGGTGCACGCATACTTAAAGAGGGGAGGTTGAAAAGCCCCTACAGTAAACGGCATCAAACCGACGACGTCACTGTTGTCGTTGGTGACGGGAATGAATGAAGACAAAACAACATACAGTACCTCGGCGGCTCCCCAGCAGGTAAACCAATCTGAAAGGCATGCAGTTGCGACACTCCTATACAGAAGACACCAAACACGACTCACGATATGATACTCATTGAAATGAGCATGATGGTATTGACCGCTTTTGCGTATCTAATAATGCCTTTCTAGTCCAGATAAATTCCGTCTGTTAAAAGCGTGAAGAGTGTGATCTCTGCTAATTTTCCATCCTGCGATCCCAATATCCAAAAAAAGACAAATATGAAAATCATTGGTGCCGAAGGCAAGCAGGTccttcgccaaggccgcTCAAGAATTGAACATGATCCTATCCCGTCTTTCCGGAAAGGGTGGTATCAGAGCATCGATGCAAAGGAAACATGTAAGTACAAAAATCGAAATCAAACAAGGGTTATTCAGACCGGACGTTTGCCGCCCTACTGTTCCTTAATCAGAACATGacgaggtggtggtgtgACACGTGGGTTTGATGACAGTGCGAGACAGAATTGAGGGGACATGACTTTGTTCGTAGGCGATTTATGAGATCGTAAGCTTCATTCATGTCGTGGCtccgcgccggcgcggcTTGGGCAACTAAGCCAAGCTCGACTTCTTGCGGCGGCCAAACATTTTGGAGAAACCACtactgctgctactgctctgctgctgcggctcgACAGACGTGTTGGAGCGCGCCGCAGGCGTCATTTGCGGCGGCTCGGAGCTGCGAAGGAATGTTGCGAGGTCGTTGGTTCGGGTCGTAGACGAAACAGCTTCCCTTGGCTCAAACCTCTTCATGGGCACGCGGCCGGCCGAGGAATGCATAGCTGAACGGTTTGCACTAGCGTCACCACCGCCAGCGTACTTGTCTTGACCCGAAGAGGTGTTGACCTGGATAGGAACGTGGCCGTGGCCTCCAGTACGGCTGCCCGAAGACCGATTGTCCGGCTTTGCGATGTTGGACCCGGCATTACTGTCTTTCCTGGAAAAACGTCCAATGAGACTGGGAGCGCTCGCCTTCCTTTTGGGCGTGTTCTGCGAAACGGAGGCCGGCTCGGGAGGTGGCGAGTAGTTCTTCAAAAAATCCGCCAAactctcctccttcttgggaGGAGGTCGAACCGCTTGCGCATagtcctcttcgtcttcatcgcTCAGATCGATGGCATACGGGTCACGCACGCGACGTCTGGTGCGCTTAGGCATcatgtcttcgtcgtcgtcaaaaGCATTACTGTTGGAGCGGTTTTGTAAGAGAGCACTCTGCGAGTTAATCGACGATTGAACGGAAGGCTGGGTGATGTCCGTAATGTTGGTCGAAGCTTGGCTGTATCGAATATCAGGCAAGCTGGCATCAATTGCCTTGCCACCGACGGCGCCAGACATTTGGTCGGAATCCATGGTAGTTCGGAAAGGGGCAACTGTGCGAGGAATCCGAGGATTGTTCGCATTTGGCGGTCCGCGACgtatgaagtcaatcaggtCAGAATTGTCCTCGCGGTTATCTACAGCGGCGTCCCGCGCCTGAAGACGGGGTCGATTTGTTGACGATACGTGTCTCGAGTCGTGACTACTCTTTACCGGAGGCGCCGGGCCGCTCACATTGCGCAGCGGGGCAGGCCCGTTGTCAGCTGTTGGGCCAGTAGATCTGATGAAGTCGGCAAAATCATTCATAGCGGTGTCTCGAGGCACGCGGGCGTCTCGCGCCTGCGGACCGCCAGTCTTTGACCTGGTCAAAGTTGTGCTGGGGGGTGCTCTCGGGATAAAACCCTTGGGCTTGACCTCTGGTGGATGCGAGTTCAATCCCGTTGCGCGGCTGACAGACACCGTCCTGCGAATGTCAAGGCCAGAGACAGATCTTTTCCGCTCACCATTCATGATAGTACGGGCATCTTCACTTCTCCTGGATTTGGGCCCAACCACGGGACTCGCGCTCTGTGCTCGGTTTGCCTAGAAATGCATTAGCAGGAAGCAAAGGAGAATGATGTTGGCCATGACTTACACCAAGATCACGCATGCTCTCCGGGGTAAGCGTGTACTGTATGGTCTGGTCACTCTGAATGAGTTCCTCAAAGTTTCGAgcgaggttgtcgacgcGACCGGGGGCCTTGGTGTCCTCAGACGTTCTGACGGCTCGGATCTTGTTGGTGCTTGAAGACCCAGAGGAGCCAGATGTTCGAAGCTGTCGGGTGCGATCGGGAGAGTCGTGACCTGCAGCAGGCCGCTCAAGTGCCACCACTCCAATGCTGGCGGCCGGCGAGTGGGTTCCGTGTGCTGCCAGGCCTGAATTGCGCTCAAGCACAGTCGGAGTCGCCGTGGTGTGAGAACGGTTGTGCGGCGAGGGCACGCGATCTTCGGCGATGGCACCGGTAGTGTGGGTGTTGCTCAGAATAGTGACCTTGGTCGCCGCGGATTGTGTGTGATCGTGACGAGAGGGGCCGGGCTGGCGGGCGGATCTGGACAATGTCTGAGAAGATCCGGGGTCGGTAGTGCCAGCATTGAGAGTCGGGGTCGAGGCGACAGTGGCGGCCCTTGACCTTTCCTGGCGAGTAAGTCGtgcctcatcctcctcgtcgacttccGAGATTGACTCGCTGGTGTTCTGTCTGCGAGACAACTTCTCAACCGGTGACCGGGTACGAGgtgtcgaggaggatgagcGAATGATGGTATCAATCTCAACCGGCTTCGGTTTCTGCTTCTCTTCAATAATCGGAGGTGTTGAGCGAGAAACGCTGCTCGCACGAGAGAGACTGACTGGCCGAGAGCGATCAGAGGCATCCACAGACGACGCTCTTGAACCGGCCACAGGACTCTTAGGCCCGTGGACATCAACAACGCGAGCCGAGTGGACACTGGGAGTTCGCTGCAGTAGCTTGGGGGCAACCACACCTGGCTTTCCAGACTCCGAGTTGCTCGGTGAGCTACGCCCGGCAATTGAAACTCTGGAAGATGTGCAAATTTCTGGTTCCTCGGTAAATTCGTCAATATCGCCGCTTTCTTCCTCTGCTGGCTCGGGCTTGAACTCGGGCGTATTCCTTGTCGCAGCGGATGCAACACCAGCCACAGTcgctgctgctactgccGTGGCAGAGATGCCGATTTGCGAGACTCGGTTCGGATTACGAGGCTTGGGTTCCAGGGCCGTCTCAGCCTCTGCCTTGACCGACTTCTGCACCGGCTTGACTgcaccaagctgggcttgcGACTTGTCGGTGGCTGACTGCAAGTCCGCGGGGATTGCCTCGTTTGAAATTTCCTTCTTGTCCGAACCCGCTTGTTGATCAACGAGCTCGGTCTGGATCAGGTCAATCTTGGCGCGTTTTAGCACAGGCGATGTGTAAGGCGAAGTGGAAGGGGTGGGCAAGGAGCTGGAGCGCTTGCGACCGGAGGGAGCAGTCGGGGTATGAGGTTGAGACATGGTGGGGGTGGGCAGGTCATTGCTGGGATGAGAGGTGAAGATCATCAGGCTTTTCGGCCGACGCGCTGctgtctcctcctcctcgtcgaaaTCCGACTCCTCTTCGTCACTGTAGCAGGCAAGGCCCGGCACTTCGATTTCGTCAATGTCGCGTTTTCCAATCGGTAGCGGGATGGCCGACGCCTCGACGCGATTCTCAACTTGTTCGACCTCGGGCTCCTCGCGCGGCGCTTCTTCAATACCGAGGCCCTTGGCGGGGAGCGGGCTCTCGCAATTTTCGACGGCGTTGCTCTGTTTGTGTTGGGCTGACGAGGCGCGCGAAAACGGGCGGGGGTCTAGAGTAGGAGATCGAAGCCTCTTTTTCCACGCCCGCCAGAGTCTGCCCAGAGTCCTGTCCAGAGCGACGCGTTCCATGTCCAGCTCTTCGACGACGATTCTATCGGCGATATCGGCAATGCTCTTGGCACCCTCCTTGGGTTCCTTTTCGAATTTCGCACGTAGCCGGTGGTATGCGGCCTGACCTGCAATGACGAGGGCCTGCTCGCCCATATATTCGAGAATCGACGTCAGGAAAATGGCGACCGCTGGGGAGATAACCTCGGGGCCGCGTTCGTCGATGCCGGGCTTGAGGTTTTCTTGCTCCATATAGTagtcttcatcctcctcttccatgTCGCCAAGCGACGAGTACACCATGCACCTCAATCGCGTTCTTTTCCAGACGAGTTCCAGGTCCCAATCTTTGGTGTCTGACGTTTGCGATTGAGCGAAATCATCTTCGTCGGCTCCGCCCAGGTACTcccgcagctcctcgtcTGCTTGGTTGATGGCATCCTTGGCGAGTTTTGGTTTAAGAACTTCGGATACGGCGGGCCTaagggcggcgagggtggtTGCGCGCGACGTGGATAGGAAGTTGAAgaggagctggtcgaggaAGCCATTCACCAAGTGCAAGGCGGACGTCGAGACCATGGCGGTCTCGCCGGCGGGTTCGATGCCATGCTGGTCGTACCAGGTATCGGCGTGACTGTCGTGGTCGTTGGTGACGATCTGAGAGGCGGCCGAAGCGGCAATGAAGGCGGCGTCGGGTGTGacggagaggggaggagacATGAGGCCGACACTCATGATGGTGGAAGGGCGATCGCTCGAAACGCTCTGAGTGCGCGACCTTGTCTGGAATTGGGGTGAAGAGATACCAGAGGTCGTTTGCGACGCGGCGGTCGAGTCGAGGATTGCGTTGGCCATGTTTGCTGAATGTCCGGGTCTACAAGTCGGGGGAACCAGCACGACAGGACTCCCGGGCCCCTGTGAGACCACAGGAGATTGGGTTGAGGCGACACAGATATTGGCGATGGGCGTTGTCTCGCAGGCAGAACGAGTGGACGGTCCTATCAGGagctgggcgtcggcggcgctggcggaaGGCGGTTGCGAATATTACAGAACTGTTTAGGCGGGAGGGAAGGCTGGAGGGAAGGTGTATGACGGGTGGCTGCGTGATATGTAGCTGTTAGCGGACTCGTGCTTGATCCATCAGGCAAGCGGCGACGATTGACGAGGTGAAACAGCTGGCCCAGGTGCGCATGGCAGTGAAAGACCTGCGTGTGGTCCACTTGGAGGTAGAGGCAGAGAGATTCATGCGTGGTACTGTAACCACGTCTTGAAAAGAACGGGACGTGTGGCACTGCGGGGAGGGCTGGAGAACGGACGAAATGGCCGGATGCGGGCGAGAGAGGGACGATCAATCCGTATTGAGAAAAAACAAGCCGGGACGGTGGGCTGTGATTGCGGTCCGAGAGAcaaagacgaggaagacgcggTCTTGGGTGAGTGGTGCGCACGGAGAGGGCAACGAACGGGTAGCTGAGCTTCAATGCAGATAGATGGTCGGacatgggggggggatg
This genomic interval carries:
- a CDS encoding zinc knuckle, producing MADDWDTNDNTWRTGGAPTSNDIPSDDPWNHPKGGDVEDGNGDDRACFNCGQSGHSKADCPEPRKPFDGTCRGCGQEGHTRRECPDTPAMTCRVCGEEGHIRRDCPQKPPDVCRNCHEEGHDVVDCKAPRKIDRSTVPDIDADKAWVEINLAIQERDGIEAQEAVQKYLKHFPDMTYVELEKAFRSQDMGIYLIATERVLAPTHTNMDLQGNLEKKYTVQYRFSAQPDRQREKAAWPSSPEENMARLEDAGEPVSRLMQKCSNCNELGHISKSCPQEAMEKARVTITCYNCGEEGHRVRDCPTPRVDKFACKNCGQSGHKVSECPEPRKAGADVECNKCHEMGHFSRDCPQGGGGGGRACHNCGNEGHMSRECPEPRKIKCRNCDEEGHLSKDCDKPIDVSRIKCNNCGEMGHKSYRCPSPPKEDGDNMSPSNGVSNVPDTGDDASGAAGGGGSTQDAVNDGW